The segment ATGAAAACCTCACTCAAATTGGATTTCTCGTTGTAGCCGTATTAGTCGGATTTGACAGCTCTACAGCTTGTTCTTCAAGGGAGCGGATAAGCTTTTACACCATATCATGAGTAATTTTAGATTATAACTCTGTTGGTCAATTGACCCCTTCAAGTACTGTATGGTACTTTGCCTCCCACTGTCGGATGATACCTACTGGAATATTAGTCTACATGGTCAACATGTTTTGGAGTAGTTCAATACtaaaatgaatactaaaaagaCGTAAAACTATTTAGTctgaaatgataatataaaataattgaaacaataaatcgtcaattgaccattttaatttatttcttaagtggttTGCTATTAATGTTGtctcctttaatttttattaacttatatatCTCGTGTATGACTATTTAATGTATCAATtactaatttgaatttatattaaaacatcatACAGTCGCACGTATCGTGAGCTTCTGGTATAAGAGTGCATTTAAGGTCAATTTTTATACtgcaaaattattcatatataaccAGTAAGGTGATCTTCGTGTACAACCACTTAACAAATTCTATGGGAAAATTTGTCACCGAAAGCGAAGATCCAAAAGATATATTGCTAGATTATGGGACCGAGTGGATCACTTGAAGGAAACACAAAGGTCAAAATTCACTTATCGAAGGAGATACGAAggatatataatgtaaattatattttgaactgCATATTAGTCACCCTGCAATAGAAATGCTGAAACGGTACCTTCAGTCTTCCTGATTTCATCTCCGTAGGTATACCATTGTATTCTTCAAAGATGATATTGACAAATTTATCTTAAGTTTGACCATCATTTTAAGTAACACAGACTCTATGATGACAATCTGATTGATGGTTTATAAGGGGCATGAAAGTCccctttattaatattaaattgtaaagCACAACATGTCcacaacataattaaaaattctacTGTCTGGCTTGATAACCAAGACACGTGAGTTTAAGCTACCTTCCTTGGGAGCAGAGGCCCATAATAATAGATCATCATGATAGATGCTGCCACTTATATGAAGTTCcgatttaatgaaattaacaactccttatttttttttaataatggtaacaattttaataatataattaactaaatatacaactttttaaatactagaatatgatataataaatatatgatattgataaacaaaatacaCGTGTTACCGtcttcagtataaataaatgaataatttcataGCAAGAACGACATCtagtgaaaaaatatgaaaaattcctCAGAATAACGAtcgcgtttcgctacttggtttaaagctttagtgcTCCCTATCCAAACCAattgttctagtaacattggtCCTGACTCTTCTTTTCTCAGGTcaatgagttctactaatattTTGAGTCAACCAAGggtcaatcacttaacctcatgTAGGGGGATgtgtatttattaaagttaaaaattaaattgcaaaatctaattgactttgtacaatactactccatttttattttaacagctCAGCTAATCTATGTGAAGTCACGTGCTACAATTAGTATATCTTCTACcaagacaacattttttaactgaaataaaaacgtttctgatttaaaaaaaactttcatagaGTAAGTGTTTCAATCTGAGAGTGATACAAATATtacctttaacatttttctacaagtcTACCAAACGACTTTATATTTGGGATTCCAtcgtatgtatttataagaaatgttcGTTTACCAAGATGAATCCTCTTATTCGTGACCTTACCTCAGTTTTCCAGTTTCTTTAGAAAGAGCTCCAAGATGAGTTTTGACAGGCTCTTATCCTCATTAACATTTGGATGGTAATGTCAAATAAGTTCCACTCTCGGAATCTGTCTCTTTACTGACCCAGGACTGACTTACGAAAAAAATGGATGAACTCATATCGATCATGATCTTTCAAgggaatatgtatatttgtgaaTTAATCCTTGACAAATAGTGACGAATGCAGCcctttgaagtaaaaaaaaatgtcaccgGCACAATTTGCCAACGGTTTTTGGGTTTACCTCGGTATTTGCCGACCATAGGCTTAGCTTTATAGTTTGTCAATGCaactataataaaaagtgattttatctATCGGTGGTCAAACTACTACTGCACAGGCTTCGTTAGCTCCTATGCTATAGggattgtaattaaatacgtaCCGTAGCCTACTATACTTATACAGTTGTGAATGGCTATTATAATACGCACCACATGCATGCAGCAGTGCGTAGGCTATCATTAATTGAAAGATAGTTGAATTGCACGTATTTACTACGCTTATAAATATACGCGGTCGAAAGTCGCGGCCTAGATCTATCTACTATGTAAAACATGGTAGTCTAATAATAACAGTAGCAAGTTAATACATAGTGTCTTGGTTTGATATACCCCCAGCATTAATTGTTGAGGTATATCAATATATGGTCGGTAATTTCGTTGGCATTTTCCGACTCCCGACGTGACTTCAGAGGGCTGCAAATGATTAACTAAAGAGAATTCTAAAAAGTGTTAACAACGCAATCATTGATTtcctatatttgatgattttgggTATTcgtttgttaaaatatttaattaaatcactaCCGATAATCTGATGAAATCAAAGAGTTTTGTTAGCTACTTAGTAATAAGTATATACAGTGCTCCCTgatttatattaagtaaattaagGATAGGTCTGTTTTCAAAGAACTagttatatttttctgtatttttgaaGGTTCTTTTAAATAAGGCTATATATAGCTACAGAGTACttgcatataatatttaatgtatattgcGGCAAATATCCGGTTCTTCCGAGTCCGAAGTTCAACTGCCCATGCCTAACCAGCTCTAAAAACAGACTCCATCACTACAgtgctttatttatatttttgttattggggGCCTGATTGGAAAGACTATGGATGACTCACCCTTAATAGACTGATAAATTGTACCACTTAAAAATTATTGGGACGAGGTCCATCCTACGATGAGTAAGACTCTGTAGTATTATAAATGCAGTAGAACCCGCTTAAGCTAGATCTCAAGGGACTGTCAAAATCCGTCCGCTAGAAAAGAAATCCAACATTGCTCtaccatataatattatatataaaatttacttcccCATTAACCCCTTGTAACGatgatatcattattttcttccagTCTTATGGAATGCCCAATCGTATAGTCTATCTGTCTCACACTCAAAATCAGGAAAGGTGATCTTCAGTTACTATGGACCGAGCGTAATATAAAAATCAGAAGCTTTTCTAGAAGATAACTTCATCTACCGTCATTGATGGGACGTGTAATCTATACATCGTACTTTGTTAAAACATTGTGGCTAATATAGATCTTGTTCTTCTAACACAGAAAttaatttctggaaaaaaatatttcatttttttcgaataatatttacaattgattCGTTCTCAGAAGTTTTTGTCCATACAAGAGTGGGATTAGCCCAAATGTTACCCAAATATCTTGTTGtaaattccaaaatataatagaaaatcaaataattggaCCATTTCCCTTTTCCTAGATAAGTTTTTGACCTTAAGAGAATGAGAAAAAGATCCAAAATCAAGGGAAAATGCTGGAAACATTGGAATGgtacaaaaaggttttttttttttaaagcaaataaatacatatcttGCTTTGTGAAATATTCAAGCTGCTAGTTACTCTGTTCCAGAAAGAGTCAAATTTACTGCAATTTTTCTGTTCCAGAAAGAGTCAAATTTACTGCAATTTTAGAAGTACATTTCTGTAaagtattttgttaattttatcatCGGCAGATTTTTGGAActgttaagattttaatttcaAGGTGAACAATTTCTATAGATAGAGTATAGACTGTAGAACAAACCAATAATATTGAATGAAAGCTGTGAAAAAGGTTGTCCTTTGgttcaatttcttattattgcTACAATTGAGAAGCTtttagttgatatattttaatactattggGATTTCAGAGTTTGTTTTGAAGGAGCTATATAAATCATATCATGCTTATATATTGGTAAATATTACTTTGGCAGTGAAATCAAATTCAGATGTCTAACTAATAAGGATACTGAGGgcactaataaattatttgaaaagtttatgaATCGATATTTAGTCTAGAGTTGTTTATAAGTAAAATAGTTATCGGCTCAAGGTATCCTACTCAGTATATATCAGGATCTCAGAGTTGGGAAATACAtggtaaatatgaaataatatattgtggACATGGAATGGAATGGATTCCATGCTGAAAAATAGAACCAAGTTAGACCAAACATACACCAGAACATAAACCTCTGGAGGAGTTTCCATATTGAAAATGTAAAGCTGTATATTTCTAATGTTATTccaagtttaatttataaagctacaacaaatccttaaataACAGAGAGGGGGATTCGGCAAAtaggttatttttatataaaactgaaatattttattacagtttTAGATAAATTTGACCTATCtggtcaaatttaaaataaaatgagttaTCAAAGCGTTCCTCGAAcagtatgtaaaataatttttattattttggtattcatcaatataattatgTCATGACTGACAAGTTTTATATTTAGCTATTacttataacatatattttagagagcaaaacatttattttgtctctcctgaacaattttgaaaaattaaaatgggacattattattttaaatcaacgaaaaaaaacactttacttgaaaatttattgaattcattgcatctttttttttggcTACGAAATACTTTTTCATCGCGTATGTCCCATTTGAAGAAACACAAATAATGtgaatgtatcattttttcttgcgaaatatgcaaaaataaaattctctcCGTAGAATTAACCTTGTCAATTCAATTAAATAGGGGTGATTCATTGAGGCTGTGtagttaattataaagtaattcatgATAACCTCGACACATTAGTATTTACGTAGCcaactaaatttgtacaaaaaatgataacgtgatcaaaaaatgaacaaaaaccATAAAATGGTACTCATTTCTGCTGAATATTTAAGTGATTTAATAATCTggctaaataaaaatactagagTAGTATAAATTGAGGTAcattcataaatgaaaataatcttaGACACAGAAaccaataacataaaaaaatatttatttttagatttctaTATAATGTAGtttgaataatacttaataactaaataatatattataaacaaaaattcaatagattaataattattatatctcaTGATTATTTACGAAAATCTATTGTTTAACCAAATAATGAGAACGtgaaagaataaacaaaataaatcttgaatGGAATGTTGTAACATGGAGAGTGGAGACAATAATAAAaccatattgaaaattataataacttctCTTCTTTATCAGATAGTTCTTTGGGACTTGATGGATAAGATTCAGAAGATTCATCGGACTGTTTAATAGACGAATTTATTTCCGCTGAAATAACATCTTCGATAGACTCTTGAGGGCTAGCCTTTTCGGACGAGGAGGATGAGATCGAGGACATTGGTGTCAATTTACAGCAAGAACTCTTGCTTACACTTAAAGTATCCTTCGACTCGTCCTTGTTATACTCTTCATCCATTTCGACTTTGCACTTGGTAAGGGCAACAATCTGAAagagatattatatttataagatttgtATACAAGATATTACAAGGGGTTGTCAACTCACTTCATAAGGAGGTGGAGGAGTACCTAAAATTGCTCTTTGGATATTGCTACCTCTTAAGATACCTGTGTCACTCTTTAAAGAGGCTGTAGAAGAACTTACAACTGAGTGTCTGGATCCACTTAATGCAATTACTCTTGATTCTTGTGATTGGCCATGATTGGTTATCACTGTGATCGATGGAGATGATTCAATGATAGTCCTTGGATTTATGACGCCCACTTCGATATCGCTAACTAATCCACGAGTTTCTtcttttgtgtttatttccgtTGTTGAACTTGAACCAAGTTCCCGATAAGTTGAAAATATTGCAAACCAAATGTAaataacaaaagcaaaaaatggAGCTATGGAATAAATAGTTGTAACAGACGTGAATAtcaaattctaaatattaaatatacggTTCCATTTttgagattatatttttacaccACTCCTTTCTGCTGCATATTGGTGAAAAATAAGTTTCCCGAAGTTGATCTGAATTTGATGGATTTTGGACAAGTTTTGGAGtcttaacattaaaaaaaaatatttttttggtcaaatatatattggtcaCCGGCGaaagaatgtatttgcaaggggggggggaatgatATGATGGTGACATCATCATTCTTTGTTggacttttttgacaaattttgtaaaatgtttttctaataaatgccaaatttgataCATAGCTTTTTTTAGAAcagacaaaaactttttttaaagattttagagttaaaatttttgggaagaaactacatttcaatgaatattcgttttttttttcgaaaattatgacattttcaattttttggtaaggacgattttttatttagtacgatagctttaaaaaaaatcccgatgtcTCCTAGAACCCAATGGTATAGGCTTCACATTCtataacaatttcaattttcaaactATCTCGTTCTttgagtaattatatatttaaaaaatatattggacaaagcaaatactatatttatgatACCTGATTTAGAGCAATTTGTATATCCTTTATTGGTTGacctattaattaaattcaaaattgagtagAAGCTTCAATTCAAACTGgattatttgttgttttataaatcaaatgaatacaCATAAATTTCAAGTGTATACAATAATAGGTGAAGTTAAAAGTTCtgagtattttttttgctttattttgaaaatataattaacattgtAAGGATCAcccgatttagatggttccaaacggttttctggctaatctttaGTTCCTGAGCAATGGAATAAGTACTGTCATGCCGATCTAACTCGacgatttatattattttatcgacatctTCGATGTCCACACTACAGAAAAGAATTGTTGGAACCACCAACTTTTCCTTTTTCATTCGATACTCTATTGGGTTCATAaacagtacaattttttttgtccgtCTGCTcagccttttcaccttggttgtTGTAATACAGAAGAATGTattgaattttatcttttttttacttccattttggaacgttGTAACACACAACTAGCCTCACTAAACACACAactataaatgaactttttttttaaatgtacgctaaatattttagctttttttgaTGCAACGTATTAATTGTGacatatagctcactaaagacatctagcgaaaaacggtcagaaatttttacttaacctaatataacACTTATTTTTGCATTGAAATATGGTAActtaaacacaaaataatttataaaagaaaaaatggcaaaatatttctaaaagtaCATCAAATTTAGACaaccctaattttttttcataaatatgcaGCATAAAATGGGTTGTaggagtaaaaaatatataatccaatCAACGGTACAGTTTAATATGGCCTCAAATCTGCTTTAAAgtgacataattaatattttaatatgcttATTATCTACCCATAGatgcaaaaaagaaatattattagttttctAATTTCAGAGGCATAAATTGggtatattttgttattctaaaatgtattttctcacAAGTAAAAACAAATGTGACAATGGATCCAAAGTTTCCTAGGGCAAACATAACTGAGAGTACGAAAATAATATTGCATAAAATAGTCGACATAGCCATGAACATCCATGGAATCATGAGGAGTCGAGTAGACGATGCAACACCTGTGGATATTAGttcaacataattaaataaattttgttgcgttttattaatttagaaaggCTTACCAATTAATAGaagtaaggaaaaaaatatatacatggcATCATATGCTATGACGAGGCTCCAGGtgattttactaaaaaaattcaattttgggtATGTCCTCATCAGAGATTTCTCGAACTATAAGAAAGTATTGTttagatacaaattaaataatataaatacatattagggtttctcatttcccgtcAAATTGTCCTTCAACGAGATCCAAGTAAATTATGGAATGAAATCATAAATAAGACTGTGAAATttctgtgatttatttatttattttaatagtactAAAATTTAAACTGGTATTATCCTTACTTTTGTGaaagcttcaaaatttattatccaTGTTTCCTACGCTAGAAAATGCAgtcataattaatattcatttgttaCTTAAGTATAATTTTGGGTTAATGCACCTCATTTGCATTGTagcatacatttttaaaaactttatatcgAGGCAATCTTCAATATGTCATATTGAACTTTTCattgaatgaattatattaaaaaagtgtatacATAATTGCatgttggatatttttttttctttgaaatttcttGTACGCGTAAAATCCATAGAAATCCCTGAAGAGAGCccctaatacatatgtatatcttaACTTACGCCCTTCCGCTCTTTGTTTTTTCACATATTCCTTGATATAATAGTCGTGATTATCAATAAGTAAACAGTGGGGAACTAGTGCTGTGACCGTAAAAAGTATTCCAATTGTTGCGATAAGGGCACTGCCTGTTCGAAGCGAGAAACACCAGCAACACTTTTTCATTGTGCATTTCATAATAAACAGATCGGGTTTGATGAATTACGAATACTGTgttcaaataagtttattagttattataatcatattattttttcagattgTATCCAACTTCTAATAGCCTGGTTGTTTCACATTCTCAGATAAAGCTTTCATTCAACACAATGACTACTTCTCTCGTATTACATTATgctgaaagaaaaagaaagctCTTAGATTATTATGCCATCTATGGTTATGTActttctcctcctcctcctccagctgttttttatttcaaaagaacaaGGCTAAATACagcatattattatttcaaactcAGTTTTATGCTCGAGGGGAAAATATCTGATTGCCAACAAATAATGGATTATTCCAAGCAAAATCAATCACTTAATAGCAGCAGCatctttgattttatttcaagtttggcacatattttaatattagttaaaaaatccaaaatttcagccttttGTGTCCTCCGGTTCAGGATTTAGAGACTTCTAAAGTTTCTTCCTCAACGCTACCTACCCTATTTTTAAATCGCTGTATTTTGCATGCTTTTGAAGATATTGATCAATTTTCAACCCATTTTatagataattgttttatttatttatttatttttgtattgtattatataagctaagaaaatgagtttttactCATAAAGGTGAATATTTTgacctaaaaaaaatgaaacatgtcccttttcaatttcattcacatttttatatgttaatttgtaatgtatcataaacatatacaataagtTTCTAGAGATGTATTCGATTCCACTTAAATACTAAAGATAAAAATGTGTGTCCAGGTAGAGAAAATTTCtgaatatactcgtatatactaaatattatactcgaatttttgcaaaatatataggTACTGGGTTTTTAGCATGTAGTAAATGTTACAAAGGGTTATAgatcttttttgtatttgacaaGGAATGtggtgtttttttaatgatttaaaaaaattaaatccttaaaaaaaacttgcttcTTTTAATTGATATGTTCTGTACAATTTCCTCACATGttgtaacttatataaatagatttttcaaGTGACAATTTCTATGtctcattacattttatttaattacaacatcagtcatttgaattaccaactatacattgatggcaacatttaattttgatttaagaaataaaactaaatagttaatatgtaattacaaaaatataaatgtgtgcatttgaattttataatgtgcCCAGGATACCTatccaataaaaatttcatctcagtagtcaaaaagtatattatcaaCATATCAAacatccatggaatatttaattatagcatTATCCTTATTAGAAGTactctaaattattcattttaaattagcCAATTTTgggttacaacttgtataatttgcttACCCAACTTTGAACTTacataagcaaattgtacaagttgcaatttcttcttcttaaatgCATTACTTAATTAcaagattatttattatatttaaaactgttAACTgaaactataatataattttgatctattaaaataacatggttattatgtatttctaaaaGTCGGCATTTTAACTATATAATGTACCATAGAGTACATATtagcaaggttgtgcccggtaTAGGTTCAGTGGTTCTATCAGTCCTGGTTTCGGTTCCTGTCTTctgtctcggttcttttttatatatactcagTTTGGTAAAAGGcacttgaaacaaaaaaaattcggtATAAGGAAGTGATACTGGATACAAACAGAaccgcagctaccttatacttGAGACAATGGTCTTCAAAGTGGGGGTCGTGAGGGGACGCTAGGAGGGGGCGCAGGAAGATGAAGAAGTGAAGATtactttcagtctacacatacatagtacaaatgtttcatataaagggcacctcagctaaaaatgtattagtataGTGGtccttggcatagtaaagtatGAGAAACCTTGgcttaagaaaaattatatttatcatattatagggctcCAAAATCTTACCAGCGGACCTggatttttctgtttatttttttaggaaaatttttgtgatacaataaaagtaacgacgtgcttcatttgcataaaattatgAAGATGGAATATCAAAAGgtaataaatataccaaaagatgcaacaaacgaaaataatcacaataattgaaaccgataagcaatatattacgGTCtcagttcgactttgtcggtttcAGTTCTAGCAGTTCAAAAACCAGAACCGTTTGAATCACTAgaccgataagggcacaaccttgcatATCAGCAAAGCACTCTTTTGATATCCACatagtatttatgaaatattatgtttctGAAAAATGTCCCAAATAATACTTCGGCGAAATGTCTgttcggcaaaaatgtttttggccaATTCGCCGCTCAAGTTTTCCCTGATGGtttttagatgtattttttaatagcatCCTAGGCTATTGGGAAGAAACGAAAAGCAACTACACAACTTATACATTAAGATGCATATGTGCTTCATGCATTCTCCatcactttttacaaaattatatacatattatatggttatataaatttgtgaataaaggagagaaataattaaaatgtctgTACACCAGTTAATCAGAAGAAACAAATCCAAAAGTACCCCTTCATAAGGGCGCCAACAAAATTATCTACACTGTTCTATTGTACCAATgaagtactttataaaaagGGAGGAATAACTATTAAATTGGTAAGGTGTAATGGACGTTAGAACATGTATTTTTCTAGTGTCTTatacagttttcaaaaaaattgttgatgcGACGTACATGAATTTTAACCCGACATTAGcatcttcaatctttattactgcacaatatgaaagtactttgtcttaattttgaacctctcctttttttttcaataatgataattaattgtctggagagcgtgagaagatattcatatacatacttgaatttaattttatggaattcaattactggtatttaaaaatatcctctTGTGCACAATACTGAATTCTGCAATTCATAAAAacttcattcaattctcttgatatgtaagaaagttgtgttgtttgattgaagtatcatattttattagatcacagattttggtgtaggttataacagTAACAGATTTAACACTACGAAAAAAGGCGTAAAATTCCAAGGATGAATATTCAAGCTAGAGATACGactttggtatcaaaatgtctttttcaccattatctattatataaaacaggtttataaggaaaaaatggaatttgaaattttgtgtaacatacctacatacaGAGTTGTCAAGTTCAAGTACGAGTAAAGAAATGAACGGCCCTCATAAAAGGTACATAAATGCATTTTaggtttaaagaaattttatatttgaatataatcacaattaaattgattgaatcACTGATTGCAAATGACCCTAATCGTTTTATCGCTATATCGCAGTGAATTCGTGATCGGATCGCAATTTTTTCCCTGATCCCTCCCAAGCCTGGTAATTTTCAtcgaaatagtcaaaaattacttcattaatatatgtatatagactaCACGTGGGATATTCAATTACTGCATTATGCTCATTATTGTACtttaaatccttaatttaaaggatttattcatatcatttttagttacaaattgtacaatttcctGTAACaagttttatcttttataagaaattgtacaagttgcaactaaaaaaaaaaagatgaataagtatgaataaataatttagagaaGTTTTGATGAGAATAGTGCAAACggaaaatatttcatggatatattaatgatacaatttaggagttttttaataagaatattgaTTGTTAAGTATTATGTGTCAGGACTTGtgtaattttaattgatcaagATTAAATTATAGTATCCGTTaatcatttgtaattaaataaatgatgttgtaattacataaaacataatgaaattgtaacttgtacatttTGTTTATAGAATTAGCAACTTGTAAACAGCATAATAATATATCGACAGCCTACATAAAAATTAGGAATCGCATTTCTCCCTTGAAGAGGCACAGATAAAATTAGATTACGATAAATCTGGAGGGGAGCATGTCCATTTTATCCCTCCTCCTCAACCGCACCCACATGGAGCATGGTATTACTACCAGGAACTCAATACATATGCTTatatcagtggttctcaaacttttacaTTGTGTTCcacataagaaaatattatctaaaaaatctCCATGATAACCAAACTGAATACTTTACGATACGAGCGGAGGCTTAAACTATAATCTCATTCCTTCTAGCTGTACCCTAGAACGAGCTTACGCGTACTACTACTAGTGCCACGTGCGCCAAAGTTCGAGAACCGTTGACCTACATAGATAATAAAACACGGTATAGCTTCACGTTATTCAAACAACtgaatatgtattcatttttatttcctcaattattctgtaataaatacaataatataataatcctagctataattaagaaataatgagCCCATGGATGCCAATTTTCGGAGTACATTAATGACCTATgccttttttacataatatatataatgttag is part of the Lepeophtheirus salmonis chromosome 14, UVic_Lsal_1.4, whole genome shotgun sequence genome and harbors:
- the LOC121129001 gene encoding uncharacterized protein is translated as MRTYPKLNFFSKITWSLVIAYDAMYIFFSLLLLIGVASSTRLLMIPWMFMAMSTILCNIIFVLSVMFALGNFGSIVTFVFTSPFFAFVIYIWFAIFSTYRELGSSSTTEINTKEETRGLVSDIEVGVINPRTIIESSPSITVITNHGQSQESRVIALSGSRHSVVSSSTASLKSDTGILRGSNIQRAILGTPPPPYEIVALTKCKVEMDEEYNKDESKDTLSVSKSSCCKLTPMSSISSSSSEKASPQESIEDVISAEINSSIKQSDESSESYPSSPKELSDKEEKLL